One genomic segment of Mycolicibacterium gilvum includes these proteins:
- a CDS encoding HPr family phosphocarrier protein: MPSKTVIVGSAIGLHARPAAIISEAAVEAGVPVTLSVDGGEPVDAGSALMIMTLGAGKGAEVTVESDDESALNTIADLVEKDLDA, translated from the coding sequence ATGCCCAGCAAGACCGTCATCGTCGGATCCGCGATCGGCCTGCACGCCCGTCCCGCCGCGATCATCTCCGAGGCCGCCGTGGAAGCCGGCGTTCCCGTCACGCTCTCGGTGGACGGCGGCGAGCCCGTCGACGCAGGATCGGCCCTGATGATCATGACGCTCGGGGCGGGCAAGGGCGCCGAGGTCACCGTCGAATCCGACGACGAGTCGGCGCTCAACACCATCGCCGACCTGGTGGAAAAAGACCTCGACGCCTGA
- a CDS encoding PTS fructose transporter subunit IIABC, which produces MTSSTPGPIITRDMVLLDASVDGDKQAVIARLVDALAAAGRTGDAAGLVGAAMAREEQSATGLPGGIAIPHCRSPYVDTPTIGFARLKPAVDFGAPDGPADLAFLIAAPDSGGQEHMKLLSSLARALVRKDFVESLRNAASADEVVDLVEGVVNPAPAAPAAAAPTAAPAAAPPAAKTIVAITACPTGIAHTYMAADSLSQAAMEAGVTLVVETQGSSGSTPVPSDTIAKADAVIFATDVGVKDKGRFAGKPVVASGVKRAINEPAKMIAEAVAAADNPNAARVEGSGAAASDAPSGNVGWGTRTRQILLTGVSYMIPFVAAGGLLIALGFLFGGYEIADSGNDIALNNSLTNLPDGGFLQYLGAILFTLGGLAFSFLVPALAGYISFAIADRPGLAPGFTAGALAVFVGGGFIGGIVGGVIAGFAALWISNIKTPAWLRGLMPVVIIPLIASLAVGLIMFFLIGRPLALINTGLTNWLNSLTGTSAVLLGVILGLMMCFDLGGPVNKAAYAFATAGLAAATTGSFQIMAAVMAAGMVPPLAMALATTIRPGLFSEPERENGRAAWLLGASFISEGAIPFAAADPLRVIPSMMFGGAITGALCMAFGVTLRAPHGGIFVFFAIGNLLWFVIALVVGTVVAGLTVVAAKQFIKPADRTDADLVAA; this is translated from the coding sequence ATGACCAGCTCCACCCCCGGACCGATCATCACCCGCGACATGGTCCTGCTCGACGCCTCGGTCGACGGGGACAAGCAGGCGGTGATCGCCCGGCTCGTCGACGCCCTGGCCGCGGCGGGCCGCACCGGCGACGCTGCCGGACTCGTCGGCGCCGCGATGGCGCGCGAGGAGCAGTCCGCCACCGGTCTGCCGGGCGGCATCGCGATCCCGCACTGCCGCTCACCGTATGTCGACACCCCGACCATCGGTTTCGCACGTCTGAAGCCCGCCGTGGACTTCGGCGCACCGGACGGCCCCGCCGATCTCGCGTTCCTGATCGCCGCGCCGGACTCCGGCGGCCAGGAGCACATGAAGCTGTTGTCCAGTCTGGCACGGGCATTGGTGCGCAAGGACTTCGTCGAGTCGCTGCGCAACGCCGCCTCGGCAGACGAAGTCGTCGACCTGGTCGAAGGGGTCGTCAACCCGGCGCCGGCCGCCCCGGCTGCGGCTGCACCTACCGCAGCCCCCGCAGCAGCGCCGCCCGCGGCAAAGACGATCGTCGCGATCACCGCATGCCCCACCGGCATCGCCCACACCTACATGGCCGCCGACTCCCTGAGCCAGGCCGCCATGGAGGCCGGGGTGACGCTGGTCGTCGAAACCCAGGGCTCGTCAGGAAGCACCCCGGTGCCGTCCGACACGATCGCCAAGGCCGACGCGGTCATCTTCGCCACCGACGTCGGAGTGAAGGACAAAGGCCGCTTCGCCGGTAAGCCCGTCGTCGCCTCCGGGGTGAAGCGCGCGATCAACGAGCCCGCCAAGATGATCGCCGAAGCCGTTGCCGCCGCGGACAATCCGAACGCCGCCCGGGTGGAGGGCTCTGGTGCGGCTGCCTCAGACGCGCCGTCGGGCAATGTCGGGTGGGGCACCCGCACCCGACAGATCCTGCTGACCGGCGTGAGCTACATGATCCCGTTCGTCGCCGCCGGCGGACTGCTGATCGCGCTGGGCTTCCTGTTCGGCGGCTACGAGATCGCCGACAGCGGCAACGACATCGCGCTGAACAACTCGCTGACCAACCTCCCCGACGGCGGTTTCCTCCAGTACCTCGGCGCGATCCTGTTCACCCTGGGCGGGCTGGCGTTCAGCTTCCTGGTTCCTGCGCTGGCGGGCTACATCTCGTTCGCGATCGCCGACCGTCCCGGCCTCGCACCGGGTTTCACCGCGGGAGCACTGGCGGTGTTCGTCGGCGGCGGCTTCATCGGCGGCATCGTCGGCGGTGTGATCGCCGGCTTCGCGGCCCTGTGGATCAGCAATATCAAGACGCCGGCATGGTTGCGGGGTCTGATGCCGGTGGTCATCATCCCGCTGATCGCGTCGCTGGCAGTGGGTCTGATCATGTTCTTCCTGATCGGCCGCCCGCTCGCCCTGATCAACACCGGCCTGACCAACTGGCTGAACAGCCTCACCGGCACCTCGGCGGTGCTGCTCGGCGTGATCCTCGGCCTGATGATGTGCTTCGACCTCGGTGGCCCGGTCAACAAGGCCGCCTACGCCTTCGCGACGGCCGGCCTGGCCGCCGCCACCACCGGCTCCTTCCAGATCATGGCGGCCGTGATGGCCGCCGGCATGGTGCCGCCGCTGGCGATGGCGCTGGCCACCACCATCCGCCCGGGACTGTTCAGCGAGCCCGAGCGTGAGAATGGTCGTGCCGCCTGGCTTCTCGGCGCCTCGTTCATCTCCGAGGGCGCGATCCCGTTCGCCGCGGCCGACCCGCTGCGCGTCATCCCGTCGATGATGTTCGGCGGCGCCATCACCGGCGCGCTGTGCATGGCGTTTGGAGTTACCCTGCGCGCCCCGCACGGCGGCATCTTCGTGTTCTTCGCGATCGGCAACCTGCTCTGGTTCGTCATCGCGCTCGTCGTCGGCACCGTCGTCGCCGGGCTGACCGTCGTCGCGGCCAAGCAGTTCATCAAGCCCGCCGACCGCACCGACGCCGACCTCGTCGCTGCCTGA
- the ptsP gene encoding phosphoenolpyruvate--protein phosphotransferase, translating into MFGFTLECVDLSTVSCNLVHMTATTPPTSLAAGSVLHGVPVVPGVQYAPVIRPGKLPETDLDAGGDVAEADRDAEKERFTAAAATVAGRLRERAAHATGAASEVLAATATLATDRGWLGAAEKRIRDGAPAVRAVDGAIDQFVEMFTKLGGLMAERVTDLRDIRDRVIAELNGLPEPGVPLPDEPSILCAEDLAPADTAGLDPSLVVALATTLGGPTSHTAIIARQLGIPCVVAVAGLDDVPAGTPVLVDGTRGTVTLSPDEDSARAAVAEARRAAEAAADWSGPGTTADGHAVAVLANVQDGAAARSARQTPAEGVGLFRTELCFLNSDSEPTVDEQAGIYAEVLEAFAGNKVVIRTLDAGSDKPLKFAGHPDEANPALGVRGIRVSFNNPGLLDRQLEAIAAAGQRTGNPPWVMAPMIATAEEAKTFADKARTHGLTPGVMIEVPAAALLADRILEHVDFLSIGTNDLAQYTMAADRMSAELATLTDPWQPAVLALVAATVKAGAAVGKPVGVCGEAAADPLLACVLTGFGVTSLSAAAAAVQGVGARLAAVTVQQCRDAAGAVLGTASAAEARAAALDVLG; encoded by the coding sequence ATGTTTGGTTTTACTCTTGAATGTGTTGACTTGTCAACGGTTTCTTGTAACCTGGTTCACATGACCGCGACAACGCCGCCTACGTCACTGGCAGCCGGCTCGGTGCTGCACGGGGTTCCGGTGGTGCCCGGAGTCCAGTACGCACCCGTGATCCGCCCCGGCAAGCTGCCGGAGACCGACCTCGATGCCGGCGGCGACGTCGCCGAGGCCGACCGCGACGCCGAGAAGGAACGCTTCACCGCCGCCGCGGCGACCGTGGCCGGCCGCCTGCGGGAGCGCGCGGCGCACGCGACCGGAGCGGCGTCGGAGGTCTTGGCCGCAACCGCGACGCTGGCCACCGACCGCGGCTGGCTCGGCGCCGCGGAGAAGCGCATCAGAGACGGGGCACCGGCGGTGCGCGCGGTCGACGGCGCCATCGACCAGTTCGTCGAGATGTTCACCAAGCTCGGCGGTCTGATGGCCGAGCGGGTCACCGACCTGCGCGACATCCGCGACCGCGTGATCGCCGAGCTCAACGGCCTCCCCGAACCGGGTGTTCCGCTGCCGGACGAGCCGTCGATCCTGTGCGCCGAGGACCTCGCGCCCGCGGACACCGCCGGTCTGGATCCGTCGCTGGTCGTCGCGCTGGCGACCACGCTCGGCGGCCCGACCAGCCACACCGCGATCATCGCCCGCCAGCTCGGGATCCCGTGCGTCGTCGCGGTGGCCGGTCTCGACGACGTGCCCGCGGGCACCCCGGTGCTCGTCGACGGGACGCGCGGCACCGTCACCCTCTCCCCCGACGAGGATTCCGCACGCGCGGCGGTCGCCGAGGCGCGCCGCGCCGCGGAGGCCGCGGCCGACTGGTCCGGGCCGGGGACGACCGCCGACGGCCACGCGGTGGCGGTACTGGCCAATGTGCAGGACGGCGCGGCGGCCCGCTCCGCCCGGCAGACTCCCGCCGAGGGCGTCGGACTGTTCCGGACCGAGCTGTGCTTCCTCAACTCCGACAGCGAGCCCACGGTCGACGAGCAGGCCGGCATCTACGCCGAGGTGCTCGAGGCGTTCGCCGGCAACAAGGTCGTCATCCGCACGCTGGACGCCGGCTCGGACAAACCGCTGAAGTTCGCCGGCCATCCCGACGAGGCCAACCCGGCTCTCGGCGTGCGCGGAATCCGCGTCTCGTTCAACAACCCCGGCCTCTTGGATCGGCAGCTCGAGGCCATCGCGGCCGCCGGGCAGCGAACCGGGAACCCGCCGTGGGTGATGGCCCCGATGATCGCGACCGCGGAGGAGGCGAAGACCTTCGCCGACAAGGCCCGCACGCACGGTCTGACGCCCGGGGTGATGATCGAGGTTCCCGCGGCGGCCCTGCTGGCCGACCGGATCCTGGAGCACGTCGATTTCCTGTCGATCGGCACCAACGACCTCGCGCAGTACACGATGGCCGCCGACCGGATGTCCGCAGAGCTCGCGACCCTGACCGACCCGTGGCAGCCGGCCGTGCTGGCCTTGGTCGCCGCCACGGTGAAAGCCGGTGCGGCAGTGGGCAAACCGGTGGGTGTGTGCGGGGAAGCGGCCGCCGACCCGCTGCTGGCCTGTGTGCTGACCGGCTTCGGGGTGACCTCCCTGTCGGCGGCGGCCGCCGCGGTGCAGGGTGTCGGCGCGCGACTGGCGGCGGTGACGGTGCAACAGTGCCGCGACGCCGCCGGGGCCGTGCTCGGCACCGCCAGCGCGGCTGAAGCGCGCGCGGCGGCACTCGACGTGCTGGGCTAA
- a CDS encoding DeoR/GlpR family DNA-binding transcription regulator has translation MYPEERQQAIASLVMTKGRASVTELAHAYDVTTETVRRDLAVLDKAGIVRRVHGGAVPARSLQLVEPGVGERDVTRAEHKDAIAAAAAEFFPLSGASVLLDAGTTTMRIAGQIPADRELVVVTNSVPIAARLATTPSISLQLLGGRVRGVTQAAVGEQALRVLDTLRVDIAFIGTNAISARHGLSTPDSEEAAVKRAMVKAANYVVVAADSSKIGREDFVSFAPLSSVDSLITDPEISPADSAELAEHGVEVICAGGRS, from the coding sequence ATGTATCCGGAAGAACGGCAGCAGGCCATCGCGTCGCTGGTGATGACGAAGGGACGCGCGTCGGTGACCGAACTGGCCCACGCGTACGACGTCACCACCGAGACCGTGCGCCGTGATCTCGCGGTTCTCGACAAGGCCGGGATCGTGCGCCGGGTGCACGGCGGCGCCGTCCCGGCACGTTCACTGCAGCTCGTCGAGCCGGGCGTCGGCGAACGCGACGTGACCCGCGCCGAGCACAAGGACGCGATCGCGGCGGCGGCCGCGGAGTTCTTCCCCCTCAGCGGCGCCAGCGTGCTCCTCGACGCGGGCACGACGACCATGAGGATCGCCGGCCAGATCCCGGCCGACCGCGAGCTCGTCGTGGTCACCAACTCGGTCCCGATCGCGGCCCGGCTGGCCACCACGCCCTCGATCTCACTGCAGCTGCTCGGCGGACGTGTCCGCGGAGTCACCCAGGCCGCCGTCGGGGAGCAGGCGCTGCGCGTGCTCGACACCCTGCGCGTCGACATCGCGTTCATCGGCACGAACGCGATCAGCGCGCGCCACGGCCTGTCCACCCCGGACAGCGAGGAGGCCGCGGTGAAGCGGGCGATGGTCAAGGCCGCCAATTACGTTGTGGTCGCGGCGGATTCCTCCAAGATCGGCCGCGAGGACTTCGTCAGCTTCGCGCCGCTGTCCAGTGTCGACTCCCTCATCACCGATCCCGAGATCTCGCCCGCCGACAGCGCCGAGCTGGCCGAACACGGTGTCGAGGTCATCTGCGCAGGGGGCCGATCGTGA
- the mycP gene encoding type VII secretion-associated serine protease mycosin, which produces MRRIGALIAALLLVLLTAPPAGAVEQPVIDPAAIPPDETGPDQPMEQRRVCAAPTVFPNANFADRPWASDYLRLADAQQFATGAGVTVAVIDTGVNGSPRVPAEPGGDFVDAAGDGMSDCDAHGTLTAAVIAGRPAPTDAFVGVAPDARILSLRQTSDSFSPVGARNDPNDPNATQTAGSLRSLARAIVHAANLGAQVINISEAACYKVTRRIDEAVVGAAINYAVNVKGTVIVAAAGNTGENCAQNPPPDPAVPADPRGWQQVQTIVSPAWYSPLVLTVGSIAPNGQPSGFSVQGPWVGAAAPGENLVALGYDGNPVNALQGEDGPIPISGTSFSAAFVSGVAALIKQRFPELTPGQIINRITATARHPGGGVNNVVGAGVIDPVAALTWDVPAGPADIPYQIKEIPPPVHIPPPDRSPITGVVVVAIVVAALLGIGAMARRALRRR; this is translated from the coding sequence GTGCGGCGTATCGGGGCGCTGATCGCCGCACTGTTGCTGGTGCTGCTGACCGCCCCGCCCGCCGGGGCAGTCGAGCAGCCGGTCATCGACCCCGCAGCGATACCTCCGGACGAGACCGGACCCGACCAACCGATGGAACAGCGGCGGGTGTGCGCGGCGCCGACGGTCTTCCCGAACGCGAATTTCGCCGACCGCCCATGGGCGAGCGATTACCTACGGCTGGCCGACGCGCAGCAGTTCGCGACCGGCGCGGGCGTCACGGTGGCGGTCATCGACACCGGGGTGAACGGTTCACCCAGGGTGCCGGCCGAACCCGGAGGCGACTTCGTCGACGCCGCCGGTGACGGGATGTCGGACTGTGACGCGCACGGCACCCTCACCGCCGCGGTCATCGCCGGCAGGCCCGCTCCCACCGATGCCTTCGTCGGTGTCGCCCCGGATGCCCGAATCCTGTCGTTACGGCAGACCTCGGACAGTTTCTCGCCGGTCGGCGCCCGCAACGATCCGAACGATCCCAACGCGACGCAGACTGCCGGGTCGCTGCGCAGTCTCGCCAGAGCGATCGTGCATGCCGCCAACCTCGGCGCGCAGGTCATCAACATCAGCGAGGCCGCCTGCTACAAGGTGACCCGGCGCATCGACGAGGCCGTCGTCGGAGCGGCGATCAACTACGCCGTCAACGTCAAAGGCACGGTCATCGTCGCGGCCGCAGGTAACACCGGAGAGAACTGCGCCCAGAATCCCCCGCCCGATCCTGCGGTGCCGGCCGATCCGCGCGGGTGGCAGCAGGTGCAGACCATCGTGTCCCCGGCCTGGTACTCGCCGCTGGTCCTGACCGTGGGCAGCATCGCCCCCAACGGTCAGCCCAGCGGTTTCTCGGTGCAGGGCCCGTGGGTCGGCGCGGCCGCTCCCGGCGAGAATCTCGTCGCGCTGGGATACGACGGCAACCCGGTCAACGCGCTACAGGGCGAGGACGGACCGATCCCGATCAGCGGCACATCGTTCTCCGCCGCGTTCGTCTCCGGGGTGGCCGCGCTGATCAAGCAGCGATTCCCGGAGCTGACGCCGGGCCAGATCATCAATCGGATCACCGCGACGGCTCGTCACCCGGGTGGCGGGGTCAACAACGTAGTCGGCGCCGGCGTGATCGACCCGGTGGCGGCGCTGACGTGGGACGTCCCTGCGGGCCCGGCCGACATTCCGTACCAGATCAAGGAGATACCTCCGCCGGTGCACATCCCGCCACCTGACCGAAGCCCCATCACCGGAGTGGTCGTTGTGGCGATCGTGGTGGCCGCACTGCTGGGTATCGGTGCCATGGCGCGACGGGCGTTGAGGCGCCGATGA
- the thiC gene encoding phosphomethylpyrimidine synthase ThiC encodes MTAVSDTVSVTTGPITGSSKVYRELSDGGRVPFRRVHLTTGDHLDLYDTSGPYTDDTAVIDLAAGLPERSGVVRDSGTQLMRARKGEITAEMAFIAEREGLPVELVRDEVARGRAVIPANHNHPESEPMIIGKAFAVKVNANIGNSAVTSSVAEEVDKMVWATRWGADTIMDLSTGADIHLTREWILRNSPVPVGTVPIYQALEKVDGDPTQLTWKVYRDTVIEQCEQGVDYMTVHAGVLLRYIPLTVNRVTGIVSRGGSIMAAWMLAHHTESFLYTHFAELCEILARYDVTFSLGDGLRPGSIADANDEAQFAELRTLGELTKIAKAHGVQVMIEGPGHVPMHKIVENVRLEEELCEEAPFYTLGPLTTDIAPAYDHITSAIGAAIIAQAGTAMLCYVTPKEHLGLPDRSDVKTGVITYKIAAHAADLAKAHPRAQERDDALSTARFEFRWNDQFALSLDPDSACGFHDETLPAVPAKTAHFCSMCGPKFCSMRISRDVRDAYEKGMTDKSQEFAKHGNRIYLPLHP; translated from the coding sequence ATGACTGCTGTGTCCGACACCGTTTCCGTCACCACCGGCCCTATCACGGGCAGTTCGAAGGTTTATCGCGAGTTGTCCGACGGCGGTCGAGTGCCGTTTCGGCGGGTGCACCTGACCACCGGTGATCACCTCGACCTGTACGACACATCGGGTCCGTACACCGACGATACCGCGGTGATCGACCTCGCCGCCGGCCTGCCTGAGCGGTCCGGTGTCGTGCGCGACAGCGGCACTCAGTTGATGCGCGCGCGCAAAGGCGAGATCACCGCCGAGATGGCCTTCATCGCAGAGCGCGAGGGGTTGCCCGTCGAGCTGGTCCGCGACGAGGTAGCCCGAGGCCGAGCTGTAATCCCGGCCAACCACAACCATCCCGAGAGCGAGCCGATGATCATCGGCAAGGCGTTCGCGGTGAAGGTCAACGCCAACATCGGCAACTCGGCGGTCACGTCCTCGGTGGCCGAGGAGGTCGACAAGATGGTGTGGGCCACCCGTTGGGGCGCCGATACGATCATGGACCTGTCCACCGGCGCCGACATCCACCTCACTCGCGAGTGGATCCTGCGTAACTCGCCGGTCCCAGTCGGCACCGTCCCGATCTACCAGGCGCTGGAAAAGGTCGACGGCGATCCCACCCAACTGACGTGGAAGGTGTACCGCGACACTGTGATCGAGCAGTGCGAGCAAGGCGTGGACTACATGACCGTCCACGCCGGGGTGCTGCTGCGCTACATCCCGCTCACCGTGAATCGGGTCACCGGCATTGTGTCGCGCGGCGGGTCGATCATGGCCGCCTGGATGCTCGCCCATCACACCGAGTCATTCCTCTACACCCACTTCGCCGAACTCTGCGAAATCCTGGCCCGCTACGACGTCACCTTCTCCCTCGGCGACGGACTGCGTCCGGGGTCGATTGCCGACGCCAACGACGAGGCTCAGTTCGCCGAACTGCGCACCCTCGGTGAGCTGACCAAAATCGCAAAAGCCCATGGCGTGCAGGTGATGATCGAGGGGCCCGGCCACGTCCCGATGCATAAGATCGTCGAGAACGTGCGCCTCGAGGAAGAGCTTTGCGAGGAAGCACCGTTCTACACTCTGGGGCCCCTGACCACCGACATCGCACCGGCATATGACCACATCACGTCCGCGATCGGCGCGGCGATCATCGCGCAGGCCGGCACTGCGATGCTCTGCTACGTCACGCCCAAGGAACACCTCGGTCTACCCGACCGCAGCGACGTCAAAACGGGCGTCATCACCTACAAGATCGCCGCGCATGCCGCCGATCTCGCCAAGGCCCACCCGCGCGCCCAGGAACGGGACGACGCACTGTCCACCGCACGCTTCGAGTTCCGCTGGAATGACCAGTTCGCGCTGTCCTTAGATCCCGATAGCGCCTGTGGGTTTCACGACGAGACGCTGCCCGCCGTACCGGCGAAGACTGCCCACTTCTGTTCCATGTGCGGCCCGAAGTTCTGCTCTATGCGCATCAGCCGCGACGTCCGCGACGCCTACGAAAAGGGGATGACGGACAAATCGCAAGAGTTTGCCAAGCACGGCAATCGCATCTACCTACCGTTGCATCCGTGA
- a CDS encoding IS256 family transposase, with product MTTAHNIDLPTVLAERLTTAHPDVLRELLATFIHTLMGAEADALCGAGYGERSTERTNSRNGYRHRQFDTRAGSLDLAIPKLRHGSYFPDWLLERRKRAERALTTVVATCYLLGVSTRRMDKLVETLGITSLSKSQVSVMAKELDAAVEAFRTRPLDAGPYTFVAADALVLKVREGGRVVNVHALIAVGVNAEGHREILGIDVSTAEDGAGWLTFWRSLTARGLSGVKLVTSDAHAGLVAAIGATLPGAAWQRCRTHYTTNLMAVTPKSSWPWVRTLLHSVFDQPDAESVAAQYDRIIEALADKLPKVADHLEEARADLLAFTAFPKQIWRQIWSNNPQERLNKEIRRRTDVVGIFPDRNALIRLVGAVLAEQHDEWAESRRYLGLDVLSKSRTVNDTPTEQEATPAALTA from the coding sequence ATGACCACTGCCCACAATATCGACCTGCCCACCGTGCTGGCCGAACGACTCACCACCGCCCATCCCGACGTGCTGCGCGAGCTGCTCGCCACATTCATCCACACCCTGATGGGCGCTGAGGCCGACGCCCTGTGCGGCGCCGGATACGGCGAACGCAGCACCGAGCGCACCAACTCCCGCAACGGCTACCGGCACCGCCAATTCGACACCCGCGCAGGCTCATTGGATCTCGCGATCCCGAAGCTGCGCCACGGCTCCTACTTCCCGGACTGGCTGCTGGAACGCCGCAAACGCGCCGAACGGGCTCTGACCACGGTAGTCGCGACCTGCTACCTGCTGGGGGTCTCGACGCGGCGGATGGACAAGCTGGTGGAGACCCTGGGGATCACGTCGCTGTCGAAGTCCCAGGTCAGCGTGATGGCTAAGGAACTCGACGCCGCCGTCGAAGCCTTCCGCACCCGGCCCTTGGACGCCGGCCCGTACACGTTCGTGGCCGCCGACGCCCTGGTGCTCAAGGTCCGCGAGGGCGGGCGGGTGGTCAACGTGCACGCCCTGATCGCGGTCGGGGTCAACGCCGAGGGCCATCGCGAAATCCTGGGTATTGACGTCAGTACCGCCGAGGACGGAGCGGGCTGGTTGACGTTCTGGCGGTCGCTGACCGCCCGCGGCCTGTCCGGGGTCAAATTGGTCACCAGCGACGCCCATGCCGGGCTGGTAGCGGCCATTGGGGCGACGCTGCCCGGGGCGGCCTGGCAGCGGTGCAGAACGCATTACACGACCAACCTGATGGCCGTCACTCCCAAGTCGTCGTGGCCGTGGGTCCGGACATTGTTGCATTCGGTGTTCGATCAACCAGACGCTGAATCGGTTGCTGCGCAATATGATCGGATCATCGAGGCCCTCGCGGACAAGCTCCCCAAGGTCGCCGACCACCTGGAAGAAGCCCGGGCGGACCTGCTGGCGTTCACTGCGTTTCCCAAGCAGATCTGGCGCCAGATCTGGAGCAACAACCCCCAGGAACGCCTCAACAAGGAGATCCGCCGACGCACCGACGTCGTCGGCATCTTCCCCGACCGAAACGCTCTGATCCGCCTCGTCGGCGCCGTCCTGGCCGAACAACACGACGAATGGGCAGAATCGCGGCGCTACCTCGGCCTCGACGTCCTCAGCAAATCACGCACCGTCAACGACACACCGACAGAACAGGAGGCCACCCCAGCGGCACTGACCGCCTGA
- the pfkB gene encoding 1-phosphofructokinase — MIVTVTPNPSIDRTVTLPSALSRGAVHRVTSVTSQAGGKGVNVAKVLTMAGVDAVAVLPAAANDPLITALQAAAVPYRIVTTGEPARTNLTITEPDGTTTKINEPGGTLDGAALQAFSAAVLGAAESADWVVMSGSLPPGMPASWYADITARLSGQNCRIAVDTSDAPLTALVDSLDRGAPDLIKPNAEELAGVLGLDAAALETAVAEGDPAPVVAAARQLIDRGIGAVLATLGAAGAVLVDKDGAWLATPPPIVPRSTVGAGDSSLAGYLRAEVAGAPAPQRLQMAVAYGSAAAALPGTTLPSPAEIDVDGVRVTPISPVPVTQQQL, encoded by the coding sequence GTGATCGTCACCGTGACACCCAACCCGAGCATCGACCGGACCGTCACGCTGCCGTCGGCGTTGAGCCGCGGCGCGGTGCACCGGGTCACCTCGGTGACCAGCCAGGCCGGCGGCAAGGGCGTCAACGTCGCGAAGGTGCTGACGATGGCCGGCGTCGACGCCGTCGCGGTGCTGCCGGCCGCCGCCAACGATCCACTGATCACCGCGTTGCAGGCCGCCGCGGTGCCCTACCGGATCGTCACCACCGGCGAGCCCGCACGCACCAACCTGACCATCACCGAACCGGACGGCACCACCACGAAGATCAACGAGCCGGGCGGAACGCTCGACGGCGCTGCGCTGCAAGCCTTCTCGGCAGCGGTGCTCGGCGCCGCCGAGAGCGCAGACTGGGTGGTCATGTCGGGGTCACTGCCCCCGGGCATGCCGGCGTCGTGGTACGCCGACATCACCGCCCGACTGTCCGGGCAGAACTGCCGGATCGCCGTCGACACCTCCGATGCGCCGCTGACGGCGCTCGTCGACTCCCTCGACCGCGGCGCGCCCGACCTCATCAAGCCCAACGCCGAGGAACTGGCCGGGGTTCTCGGCCTGGACGCCGCGGCGCTGGAAACCGCAGTGGCCGAGGGGGATCCGGCCCCGGTCGTCGCGGCGGCCCGCCAGCTGATCGACCGCGGGATCGGCGCTGTGCTGGCCACCCTCGGCGCCGCGGGGGCCGTGCTGGTCGACAAGGACGGCGCCTGGCTGGCGACACCTCCGCCGATCGTTCCCCGCAGCACCGTCGGCGCCGGCGATTCGTCGCTGGCCGGGTATCTGCGCGCCGAGGTCGCCGGGGCGCCGGCACCGCAGCGGTTGCAGATGGCCGTCGCCTACGGCAGCGCCGCCGCAGCACTGCCGGGGACCACACTCCCCTCCCCCGCCGAGATCGACGTCGACGGTGTTCGCGTGACGCCGATCTCGCCCGTTCCCGTGACCCAGCAGCAACTCTGA